In one Hymenobacter sp. DG25B genomic region, the following are encoded:
- a CDS encoding Ig-like domain-containing protein yields the protein MKKTFTHSLSGWSQASRRRLAAAALLLSATFTTQAQTLVWEDNFDGTAINPDSWTYDFGDGCERGVCGWGNQELQYYTSRTENARIEDGSLVIEARKEKFQTREFTSARLKTFGRVQFKYGTLEARIKVPNLKNGLWPAFWLLGTTGNWPASGETDILEMGAKASYPGNVNNWVSAALHWSYKGSQADYSETYKSATPLTDDYHVYKMVWDAQFIKVFIDGTQYFSVDITNTPEKDMEEFHKSQYILLNMAVGGNYTGLPAVNDITATLPAKMLVDYIRLYQSPGDELYLGKDHAFGGNFGIYTEQTSITNKLVFGEGAELYYWNNLTNITPTPAAYEGTQVLAVRAGSGDWFGMGVDHAPINLLNFAQDGALRFQFKTSYTGQFKIGVKSGHGESWINFPAGGAAQYGLVRDGSWHEVTIPLSAFNQPNVGMHIDLGSMTSLFMFAGDAASSTADFFFDDMYLSGGIIANPAPTVTLTAPANNAVVTTPASITLKATAADENGSVAKVDFYQGTTLLGTDTSSPYSFAWTGAAAGVYTLTAKATDNEGSVATSVPVTLFVSAPNNSAPTVSLTAPAANASYFTPASITLTANAADTDGSIYKVEFYQGTMLLATDMASPYTYTWTSAVAGTYALTAKATDNGGAVTTSTAVTITVADPVKPTVTLTSPLATDKFTAPATLTLTATAADANGTISMVEFYNGDTKLGTATTAPYSFEWKNVAAGAYSLTARATDNDGNTTTSAAVAVEVKTLACTGLAANGDYSYEVFSQDGNVTYTFHPLGATAGGNLGLIYIQEGGVGAYPGYPMTKNAAGDFTFSKPIATGIATSFYFTYQVGAGGPERNSADKPHSYTVGQSCDTSGPDNAAPTVSLTAPLATGQYVAPATITLTATAADTDGTIAKVEFFQGNTKLGEDATAPYSYEWVKVSAGSYALTAKATDNAGKSTTSAAVTITVAGTDGYCATTDDYSFKAITMGENVTYTLHPLGATAGGNLAIIYIREGSEGAYPGYTMEKNAAGDFTFTKTIATGVVTSVYFTYQVGAGGPERNSAEKPHLYVVGASCAATPTPNKPASMVEGFSVYPNPGQSRTAVSFSMLVSGQYSLAVYDLKGSRVQVVAAGSAAANQKIAKELLLSSYANGVYLLKLVTDHGVATKRLVVSH from the coding sequence ATGAAGAAAACCTTTACTCATTCCCTATCAGGCTGGTCACAAGCCAGTCGGCGGCGGCTGGCCGCGGCGGCCCTGCTGCTTTCCGCTACGTTCACTACCCAGGCCCAAACCCTGGTCTGGGAAGATAATTTCGACGGCACGGCCATCAATCCCGACTCCTGGACCTACGATTTTGGGGATGGGTGCGAACGGGGCGTCTGCGGCTGGGGCAACCAGGAACTGCAGTACTATACCAGCCGGACAGAAAATGCCCGCATCGAGGATGGTAGCCTGGTAATTGAAGCCCGTAAGGAAAAATTTCAGACCCGGGAATTCACCTCCGCCCGCCTGAAAACGTTTGGTCGGGTGCAGTTCAAATACGGTACGCTGGAGGCCCGCATTAAAGTGCCGAATCTGAAAAATGGCCTGTGGCCGGCTTTCTGGCTGCTGGGCACTACGGGCAACTGGCCCGCCAGTGGCGAAACCGATATTCTGGAGATGGGAGCTAAGGCCTCTTACCCTGGCAACGTGAATAACTGGGTAAGTGCGGCCCTGCACTGGAGCTATAAAGGCAGCCAGGCCGACTATAGCGAAACCTACAAAAGCGCCACGCCTTTAACCGACGACTACCACGTCTATAAAATGGTGTGGGATGCCCAGTTCATCAAAGTATTTATTGATGGCACCCAGTACTTCTCCGTGGATATCACCAATACCCCGGAGAAGGATATGGAGGAGTTCCATAAGTCGCAGTACATTCTGCTGAATATGGCCGTGGGCGGCAATTATACCGGCCTGCCTGCGGTAAATGATATAACCGCTACGCTGCCCGCCAAAATGCTGGTAGACTACATCCGGCTGTATCAGAGCCCCGGTGATGAGCTGTACCTGGGGAAAGACCATGCCTTCGGCGGCAACTTCGGCATCTATACTGAGCAGACATCTATTACCAATAAGCTGGTATTTGGCGAAGGAGCCGAGCTGTATTACTGGAATAACCTGACCAATATTACCCCAACGCCCGCGGCCTACGAGGGCACGCAGGTGCTGGCGGTGCGGGCCGGCAGCGGCGACTGGTTTGGCATGGGCGTAGATCATGCCCCAATCAACCTGCTTAATTTCGCGCAGGATGGCGCCCTCAGGTTTCAGTTCAAAACCTCCTACACCGGCCAGTTTAAGATTGGGGTGAAAAGCGGCCATGGCGAAAGCTGGATTAATTTCCCGGCGGGCGGGGCTGCGCAGTATGGCCTGGTGCGGGATGGCAGCTGGCACGAGGTAACCATTCCGCTGAGTGCCTTTAACCAGCCTAACGTAGGCATGCACATTGATCTGGGCTCGATGACCAGCCTGTTCATGTTTGCCGGCGACGCTGCTTCCAGCACGGCTGATTTCTTCTTTGATGATATGTACCTGAGCGGCGGGATAATCGCCAACCCGGCGCCCACCGTTACGCTCACCGCTCCAGCGAACAATGCCGTAGTAACCACGCCGGCCAGCATTACGCTCAAGGCCACGGCCGCCGACGAAAACGGCAGTGTAGCCAAGGTAGATTTCTACCAGGGCACCACGCTGCTGGGCACCGATACCAGCAGCCCCTACAGCTTTGCCTGGACCGGAGCCGCCGCCGGCGTGTACACCCTCACCGCCAAAGCCACCGACAATGAGGGCTCCGTGGCTACCTCGGTTCCGGTGACGCTGTTTGTCTCGGCTCCCAACAACAGTGCGCCCACCGTTAGCCTGACGGCCCCGGCAGCCAATGCCAGCTACTTTACCCCGGCCAGCATTACCCTCACGGCCAACGCCGCTGATACGGATGGCTCTATCTATAAGGTGGAGTTCTATCAGGGTACTATGCTGCTGGCAACGGACATGGCCAGCCCCTACACCTATACTTGGACCAGCGCGGTGGCGGGCACCTATGCCCTCACGGCCAAAGCCACCGATAATGGCGGCGCCGTTACCACCTCAACGGCCGTTACAATTACAGTGGCTGATCCGGTAAAGCCCACCGTAACCCTGACCAGCCCCTTGGCTACCGACAAGTTTACGGCCCCGGCTACCCTCACGCTTACGGCTACCGCGGCAGATGCCAACGGCACCATCAGCATGGTGGAATTCTACAACGGTGATACAAAGCTGGGCACCGCCACTACCGCACCCTACTCCTTTGAATGGAAGAACGTGGCCGCCGGCGCTTACTCCCTGACGGCCCGCGCCACCGATAATGATGGCAATACTACCACCTCCGCGGCAGTGGCGGTAGAGGTGAAAACCCTGGCCTGTACCGGCCTGGCCGCCAACGGCGACTACAGCTACGAAGTGTTCAGCCAGGATGGCAATGTGACTTACACGTTCCATCCGCTGGGTGCTACGGCCGGGGGCAACCTGGGCCTGATTTACATTCAGGAAGGCGGCGTAGGCGCTTACCCTGGCTACCCCATGACCAAGAATGCGGCGGGAGATTTCACCTTCTCTAAGCCTATTGCCACGGGTATAGCCACCAGCTTCTACTTCACCTATCAGGTAGGCGCGGGCGGTCCGGAGCGCAACTCCGCTGACAAGCCCCATTCCTACACCGTGGGACAGAGCTGCGATACGAGCGGCCCCGATAATGCCGCTCCTACGGTTAGCCTCACGGCCCCGCTGGCCACCGGCCAGTATGTGGCGCCCGCCACCATCACGCTCACGGCCACGGCCGCTGATACGGATGGGACCATAGCGAAAGTGGAGTTCTTCCAGGGAAATACCAAGCTGGGGGAAGATGCTACGGCCCCCTACTCCTATGAGTGGGTGAAGGTGTCCGCCGGCTCTTATGCGCTGACCGCCAAGGCCACGGACAATGCCGGCAAAAGCACCACCTCAGCGGCGGTAACCATAACCGTGGCCGGTACTGATGGCTACTGCGCTACTACCGACGATTATAGTTTTAAGGCCATAACCATGGGCGAAAATGTAACCTACACGTTGCATCCCCTGGGCGCCACGGCCGGCGGCAACCTGGCTATTATCTACATTCGGGAAGGCAGTGAAGGCGCTTATCCGGGCTACACCATGGAGAAGAATGCCGCCGGGGACTTCACCTTCACCAAAACAATTGCTACAGGTGTAGTAACCAGTGTATACTTCACCTACCAGGTAGGCGCGGGTGGGCCGGAGCGCAACTCTGCCGAGAAACCACATTTGTATGTGGTGGGCGCCAGCTGCGCCGCTACGCCTACGCCTAACAAGCCAGCTTCCATGGTGGAGGGTTTCTCGGTGTATCCCAACCCCGGACAGAGCCGCACGGCGGTATCATTCTCTATGCTGGTCTCGGGTCAGTACAGCCTGGCTGTGTATGACTTAAAAGGCAGCCGCGTGCAGGTAGTAGCCGCCGGTTCTGCGGCGGCCAACCAGAAAATAGCCAAGGAGCTGTTGCTTTCCTCGTACGCCAACGGGGTGTATCTGCTGAAGCTGGTAACCGACCACGGTGTGGCTACCAAGCGTTTGGTGGTGAGCCACTAG
- a CDS encoding MFS transporter produces MKDAVVAAPQPVIEDARPIPSHPPVAPALVWLMAITCGLVVANIYYNQPLLAEIGKTFGLSDSRVSLVATITQVGYTLGLLFVVPLGDKRERKSLILALLLCAAVCLAGAAFAPSFALLVAASLLIGIFSSVPQLLIPMAASLASNEERGRVVGKVMSGLLIGILVSRTISGYVGAHFGWRTMFWVGAGVMVVLTGILARMLPRNQPTFTGSYASLLRSLGTLTRDLPTLRRSALVGLCMFAGFSAFWTTLVFFLESSTYNYHSDVAGLFGLIGASGALASPLAGRSADRKGADFALNIGILLCVGSFVLLLFGGYYLVGLILAVVILDVGQQMTHISNQSRIFSLLPEARSRLNTVYMTAAFIGASLGSWLGGQAWAHFHWPGVCAVGLAFGVAGYLVNRFYGRPGAGVATALSEE; encoded by the coding sequence ATGAAAGATGCCGTAGTGGCTGCACCCCAGCCCGTGATAGAGGACGCTCGTCCTATTCCGTCCCACCCGCCTGTTGCTCCTGCTTTGGTATGGCTGATGGCCATTACCTGCGGGTTGGTGGTGGCTAATATCTACTACAACCAGCCGCTGCTGGCTGAAATAGGCAAAACCTTTGGTCTTTCCGATAGCCGGGTGAGTCTGGTAGCCACCATTACGCAGGTAGGCTACACGCTGGGGCTGCTGTTTGTGGTGCCCCTGGGTGATAAGCGGGAGCGAAAAAGCCTGATTCTGGCTTTGCTGCTGTGCGCGGCGGTGTGTCTGGCAGGGGCGGCCTTTGCGCCTTCCTTTGCGTTGCTGGTAGCTGCCAGCCTGCTGATTGGCATTTTCTCTTCGGTGCCGCAGCTGCTGATTCCCATGGCGGCTTCCCTGGCCAGCAATGAGGAGCGCGGCCGTGTGGTAGGTAAAGTTATGAGCGGTTTGCTTATCGGCATTCTCGTATCCCGTACCATCAGCGGATACGTGGGCGCGCATTTTGGCTGGCGCACCATGTTCTGGGTGGGCGCCGGCGTGATGGTGGTGCTCACCGGCATTCTGGCCCGCATGCTGCCGCGCAATCAGCCCACGTTTACCGGCAGCTACGCCAGCCTGCTTCGCTCGCTGGGCACCCTCACCCGCGACCTCCCTACGCTGCGCCGCTCGGCGCTGGTGGGCTTGTGCATGTTTGCCGGCTTCAGCGCTTTCTGGACTACGCTGGTGTTTTTCCTGGAAAGCAGCACCTACAACTACCATAGTGATGTAGCCGGCCTGTTCGGCCTTATTGGCGCCAGCGGGGCCCTGGCCTCGCCCCTTGCCGGCCGCTCCGCCGACCGCAAAGGCGCCGACTTTGCCCTCAACATTGGCATTCTGCTGTGTGTAGGGTCTTTTGTGCTCTTGCTGTTTGGTGGGTACTATCTGGTAGGGCTGATTCTGGCCGTTGTTATTCTGGATGTAGGCCAGCAGATGACCCACATTTCCAACCAATCACGCATTTTTTCCCTGCTGCCCGAAGCCCGCAGCCGCCTGAATACGGTGTATATGACGGCTGCTTTCATTGGTGCCTCCCTGGGCTCCTGGCTGGGCGGGCAGGCCTGGGCGCATTTCCACTGGCCGGGCGTATGCGCCGTGGGGCTGGCGTTTGGCGTGGCGGGCTACCTGGTTAACCGCTTTTATGGGCGGCCCGGTGCTGGTGTGGCTACTGCGCTGTCAGAAGAGTAG